The Streptomyces sp. NBC_00670 genome window below encodes:
- a CDS encoding GntR family transcriptional regulator, translating into MAGQDMDLVLERLLRLKDRREPLVAQIAGWVAAGIIEGRLEPGQDLNSVELSRRFDTSRTPVREALMLLEQEGLVEMKARRRPRVAAPSLADIRDTYQVRRNLLSMLAGLLVQRAGDAELAELRMRVEKMRELADAGDVDAYFWGHVQLQERMTEIVGNGTLKQILDSLALRTLMLRHLSLTRPGRLAYSVDDQERLIQACEERDGELASALIAGATVRALRAVEEQIAQDTGTVRKTARRRRSDA; encoded by the coding sequence ATGGCCGGTCAGGACATGGACCTGGTGCTGGAGCGGCTGCTGCGGCTGAAGGACCGGCGCGAGCCGCTGGTCGCGCAGATCGCGGGGTGGGTCGCGGCCGGCATCATCGAGGGCCGGCTGGAGCCGGGACAGGACCTCAACAGCGTCGAGCTGTCGCGCCGGTTCGACACCAGCCGCACCCCCGTGCGCGAGGCGCTGATGCTGCTCGAGCAGGAGGGCCTGGTCGAGATGAAGGCCCGGCGCCGGCCGCGCGTCGCCGCCCCCTCGCTCGCCGACATCCGCGACACCTACCAGGTGCGCCGGAACCTGCTGTCGATGCTGGCCGGGCTGCTGGTCCAGCGGGCCGGCGACGCCGAACTGGCCGAACTGCGCATGCGCGTGGAGAAGATGCGGGAACTGGCCGACGCCGGGGACGTGGACGCGTACTTCTGGGGCCATGTGCAGCTCCAGGAGCGGATGACGGAGATCGTCGGCAACGGCACCCTGAAGCAGATCCTGGACTCCCTCGCGCTGCGCACGCTGATGCTGCGGCACCTGAGCCTGACCCGCCCCGGCCGCCTCGCCTACAGCGTCGACGACCAGGAGCGGCTGATCCAGGCGTGCGAGGAGCGGGACGGGGAGCTGGCCTCCGCACTGATCGCCGGCGCGACCGTCCGGGCGCTGCGCGCGGTGGAGGAGCAGATCGCGCAGGACACCGGAACCGTCCGCAAAACCGCGCGGCGGCGGCGTAGCGATGCGTGA
- a CDS encoding SDR family NAD(P)-dependent oxidoreductase, whose protein sequence is MSTTDTRTGRLTGKVALVTGAGAGIGQGCALLFAEQGATVLGCDIDVVAAERTRKLAAERGLNLDVVAPLDMTDPTDARRFADLAQERYGRVDALVTAGAVAPHMATAAEMDFHQEWTPTMRGEIDVVFLPVQAAWPHLAASGGGSIVNFASVNAFRGSGNFGMVAHCAGKAAVLGLTRQLAVEGGPQGIRANTISPGMVRTPATESAGAHQGATQRALLDRIPLGRVGRPEDIAWCAVYLVSDEATWVTGGNFPVDGGVLAK, encoded by the coding sequence ATGAGCACCACCGACACCCGCACCGGACGGCTCACCGGCAAGGTGGCACTGGTCACCGGAGCCGGGGCCGGCATCGGCCAGGGCTGCGCGCTGCTCTTCGCCGAGCAGGGCGCGACCGTGCTCGGCTGCGACATCGACGTGGTGGCGGCCGAACGCACCCGCAAGCTCGCCGCCGAGCGGGGCCTGAACCTCGACGTGGTGGCCCCGCTCGACATGACCGACCCCACCGACGCCCGTCGCTTCGCCGACCTGGCCCAGGAACGGTACGGCCGGGTCGACGCGCTGGTGACCGCGGGCGCCGTCGCCCCGCACATGGCCACCGCCGCCGAGATGGACTTCCACCAGGAGTGGACCCCGACCATGCGGGGCGAGATCGACGTCGTCTTCCTGCCCGTCCAGGCCGCCTGGCCGCACCTGGCGGCCTCCGGCGGCGGCTCGATCGTCAACTTCGCCTCCGTCAACGCCTTCCGGGGCAGCGGCAACTTCGGCATGGTCGCGCACTGCGCGGGCAAGGCCGCGGTGCTCGGGCTCACCCGGCAGCTCGCGGTGGAGGGCGGCCCGCAGGGCATCCGGGCCAACACCATCTCGCCCGGCATGGTCCGCACCCCCGCCACCGAGTCGGCCGGCGCCCACCAGGGCGCCACCCAGCGCGCCCTGCTCGACCGCATCCCGCTGGGCCGCGTCGGCCGCCCCGAGGACATCGCCTGGTGTGCGGTCTACCTGGTCTCGGACGAGGCCACCTGGGTCACCGGCGGCAACTTCCCCGTCGATGGCGGAGTGCTGGCCAAGTAG
- a CDS encoding carboxymuconolactone decarboxylase family protein, which yields MARLTGTDGAGEVAERIRARRGGTLRPLDRMLLHSPPLADGWNSLLGAIRQRTALPADLRELVILRIAVLNRADYEWVAHEAEARAAGLGPAQLDALRDEHADAHPALDERQRRTLAYTDAMTRHVHVPDEVFDALHDHFTPAELVELTATVAAYSMVSRFLVALRVELPTPAATGTPDTAHRRTT from the coding sequence GTGGCACGACTGACGGGTACCGACGGAGCCGGGGAGGTCGCGGAGCGCATCCGCGCACGGCGCGGCGGCACCCTGCGCCCCCTGGACCGCATGCTCCTGCACAGCCCCCCGCTCGCCGACGGCTGGAACAGCCTGCTCGGCGCGATCCGGCAGCGCACCGCCCTCCCCGCCGACCTCCGCGAACTGGTGATCCTGCGGATCGCCGTGCTCAACCGGGCCGACTACGAATGGGTCGCCCACGAGGCCGAGGCCCGCGCCGCGGGGCTCGGCCCGGCCCAGCTCGACGCACTCCGCGACGAGCACGCCGACGCCCACCCCGCCCTGGACGAGCGGCAGCGCCGCACCCTCGCCTACACCGACGCCATGACCCGTCACGTGCACGTCCCCGACGAGGTCTTCGACGCCCTGCACGACCACTTCACCCCGGCCGAACTCGTGGAACTCACCGCCACCGTCGCCGCGTACAGCATGGTGTCCCGGTTCCTGGTCGCCCTGCGGGTGGAACTGCCCACGCCGGCCGCCACCGGCACCCCCGACACCGCACACCGGAGGACGACATGA
- a CDS encoding carboxylesterase/lipase family protein, with product MSAPRARTVGGRLVGEWDGPVAVFRGIPFAAPPVGDLRWRPPRPAAPWDGERRAHDFGPAPLQPQPPTDSVMYHTNFADRRALVMSEDCLYLNVWTPEPAPGTGLPVMVWIHGGGNRYGHGSQDIHDGRALAGRGLVVVTLNHRLGALGFLAHPELAAEDDLGASGNYGLLDLLAALTWVRENAAAFGGDPDRITLAGNSAGAAHLCHLMAAPAARGHFHAALGQSASGVGRAEGPLPSQEEAQKRGLAYADEFGGRDIGALRRVSGVELIVRGHFGPVVDGRVLTAPTDDVFAAGRQHPVPLLLGTNTDEGTVYARPGEDPAAVGDARFTGPVWQWARTHRATCGAPVWMYRFDHRPPLPPGLPDLGVHHTAELPYVFDNLAQRPTWGWQDTDRHLATVMADAWARFVTTGDPGGGGLPPWPHFTGPDTTPAMVFGDTVRRAELRAPAAPTS from the coding sequence GTGAGCGCCCCACGGGCCCGGACCGTGGGCGGGCGGCTCGTGGGGGAGTGGGACGGCCCCGTCGCCGTCTTCCGCGGCATCCCCTTCGCCGCGCCCCCGGTCGGCGACCTGCGCTGGCGCCCGCCCCGCCCGGCCGCGCCCTGGGACGGCGAGCGACGTGCGCACGACTTCGGCCCCGCGCCCCTCCAGCCGCAGCCCCCGACCGACTCGGTCATGTACCACACCAACTTCGCCGACCGGCGTGCCCTGGTGATGAGCGAGGACTGCCTCTACCTGAACGTGTGGACACCCGAGCCCGCGCCGGGCACCGGACTGCCGGTCATGGTGTGGATACACGGCGGCGGCAACCGCTACGGACACGGCTCCCAGGACATCCACGACGGCCGCGCCCTGGCCGGACGGGGCCTGGTCGTCGTCACCCTCAACCACCGGCTCGGCGCCCTCGGCTTCCTCGCCCACCCAGAACTGGCCGCCGAGGACGACCTCGGGGCGTCCGGCAACTACGGACTGCTCGACCTCCTCGCCGCCCTGACCTGGGTGCGCGAGAACGCCGCGGCCTTCGGCGGCGATCCCGACCGGATCACCCTCGCGGGCAACTCCGCCGGAGCCGCCCACCTCTGCCACCTCATGGCGGCACCGGCGGCCCGCGGTCACTTCCACGCCGCCCTCGGCCAGAGCGCCTCGGGTGTCGGCCGCGCGGAGGGGCCCCTGCCGAGCCAGGAGGAGGCACAGAAACGGGGGCTCGCGTACGCCGACGAGTTCGGCGGGCGGGACATCGGCGCGCTGCGCCGGGTCTCCGGCGTCGAGCTGATCGTGCGCGGTCACTTCGGACCGGTCGTCGACGGCCGGGTCCTCACCGCACCGACCGACGATGTGTTCGCCGCCGGCCGCCAGCACCCCGTCCCGCTGCTGCTCGGCACCAACACCGACGAGGGCACCGTCTACGCCCGCCCCGGCGAGGACCCCGCCGCCGTCGGCGACGCCCGGTTCACCGGCCCGGTGTGGCAGTGGGCCCGCACCCACCGCGCCACCTGCGGCGCACCCGTGTGGATGTACCGCTTCGACCACCGGCCCCCGCTGCCACCCGGCCTGCCCGACCTCGGCGTCCACCACACCGCGGAACTGCCCTACGTCTTCGACAACCTGGCGCAGCGCCCCACCTGGGGCTGGCAGGACACCGACCGGCACCTGGCCACGGTCATGGCCGACGCCTGGGCGCGCTTCGTCACCACGGGTGACCCGGGCGGCGGGGGACTGCCGCCATGGCCCCACTTCACCGGCCCGGACACCACCCCCGCGATGGTCTTCGGTGACACCGTGCGCCGGGCCGAACTGCGGGCCCCCGCCGCCCCCACTTCCTGA
- a CDS encoding amidohydrolase family protein: MSNSGGATVFTDVRVFDGTGRDPYPAEVLVEGNRITAVAPQVPAARRSGARVIDGGGGTLIPGLIDSHTHLGFGSTTEHLSRRRDESDEEKALLVAHAGRVLLDQGFTSAYSGGNRLPRTEVAARKAFAEGWMPGPRFKAASWEGTAGMREPGVYDFPGIDGRASDPGSVSRFVGEMADVGVDIVKLSLSGESAVVQGTSRIVQFTEEEVAAAAATARERGVWLTAHAHAAESVKMAVRHGIRAVYHCTFADEEALDLLQEARDRLFVAPTPGIIHANLHEADSEPEPGMEVEATAKAVKEVVPELVRRGIRVVTGGDYGFAWNPVGRNARDLELFVDWFGFTPAEALRAATQYGGQVMDMGDELGQVREGYLADLVLVDGDPLDDIRILQDRDRLAAIMKDGRLHKAPA, from the coding sequence ATGAGCAATTCCGGCGGAGCGACCGTCTTCACCGACGTCCGGGTCTTCGACGGCACCGGACGCGACCCCTACCCCGCCGAGGTCCTCGTCGAGGGCAATCGCATCACCGCGGTGGCCCCGCAGGTCCCGGCCGCCCGGCGGTCCGGCGCCCGGGTGATCGACGGGGGCGGCGGCACCCTGATCCCCGGCCTGATCGACTCCCACACCCACCTCGGCTTCGGCTCCACCACCGAACACCTCTCGCGGCGCCGCGACGAGTCGGACGAGGAGAAGGCACTGCTCGTCGCGCACGCCGGCCGGGTCCTCCTCGACCAGGGCTTCACCAGCGCCTACTCCGGCGGCAACCGGCTGCCGCGCACCGAGGTCGCCGCCCGCAAGGCCTTCGCCGAGGGCTGGATGCCCGGACCGCGCTTCAAGGCCGCCTCCTGGGAGGGCACCGCCGGCATGCGCGAGCCGGGCGTCTACGACTTCCCGGGCATCGACGGCCGGGCCTCCGACCCCGGCTCGGTGAGCCGCTTCGTCGGGGAGATGGCCGACGTCGGCGTCGACATCGTCAAGCTGTCGCTGTCCGGCGAGAGCGCGGTCGTCCAGGGCACCTCGCGGATCGTGCAGTTCACCGAGGAGGAGGTCGCCGCCGCGGCGGCCACCGCCAGGGAACGCGGGGTGTGGCTCACCGCCCACGCCCACGCCGCCGAGTCGGTCAAGATGGCCGTACGGCACGGCATCCGCGCCGTCTACCACTGCACCTTCGCCGACGAGGAGGCCCTCGACCTGCTTCAGGAGGCCCGCGACCGGTTGTTCGTCGCCCCCACCCCCGGCATCATTCACGCCAACCTGCACGAGGCCGACAGCGAGCCCGAGCCCGGCATGGAGGTCGAGGCCACCGCCAAGGCGGTCAAGGAGGTCGTCCCGGAACTCGTCCGGCGCGGCATCCGCGTCGTCACCGGCGGCGACTACGGCTTCGCCTGGAACCCCGTCGGCCGCAACGCCCGCGACCTGGAACTCTTCGTCGACTGGTTCGGCTTCACCCCCGCCGAGGCGCTGCGCGCCGCCACCCAGTACGGCGGCCAGGTGATGGACATGGGCGACGAACTCGGCCAGGTCAGGGAGGGGTACCTCGCCGACCTCGTGCTCGTCGACGGTGACCCGCTGGACGACATCCGCATCCTCCAGGACCGCGACCGGCTCGCGGCCATCATGAAGGACGGCCGGCTGCACAAGGCTCCCGCGTGA
- a CDS encoding fumarylacetoacetate hydrolase family protein, whose product MRIANLAGRSVLLTGDGAVDVATGGFDADPAALFGQWDALRDWSAGVDPSAAVPYKESDLLAPVPEPRQIFAVALNYRPHTAEAGYEEPAEPLVFTKFPSCLTGPYTTIDVPPGHVDWELETVAVIGHEAYRVPEEHGWDPVVAVTVGQDLSERITQLAGRPAQFSLGKSFPGFGPVGPALVSTDELADRDDLELTCELNGETVQHDRTSNMIFPVPRLVAHLSAICPLRPGDLIFTGTPAGVGNRRTPQRFIGPGDTLVSRIGGLGEMRHTFRSAP is encoded by the coding sequence ATGCGCATCGCCAACCTCGCGGGCCGCAGCGTCCTGCTGACCGGTGACGGCGCCGTGGACGTGGCCACCGGCGGCTTCGACGCCGACCCGGCCGCGCTCTTCGGCCAGTGGGACGCCCTGCGCGACTGGTCCGCCGGGGTGGACCCGTCGGCGGCCGTGCCGTACAAGGAGTCCGACCTCCTCGCCCCCGTGCCCGAGCCCCGCCAGATCTTCGCCGTCGCCCTCAACTACCGCCCCCACACCGCCGAGGCGGGCTACGAGGAACCGGCCGAACCGCTGGTGTTCACCAAGTTCCCGAGCTGCCTGACCGGGCCGTACACGACCATCGACGTACCGCCCGGCCATGTCGACTGGGAGCTGGAGACGGTCGCCGTCATCGGCCACGAGGCCTACCGGGTCCCCGAGGAACACGGCTGGGACCCCGTCGTCGCGGTGACCGTGGGACAGGACCTCTCCGAGCGGATCACCCAGCTCGCCGGCCGCCCCGCCCAGTTCTCGCTCGGCAAGTCCTTCCCCGGCTTCGGCCCGGTCGGCCCCGCCCTGGTCAGCACCGACGAGCTCGCCGACCGGGACGACCTGGAGCTGACCTGCGAGCTGAACGGGGAGACCGTCCAGCACGACCGCACCTCGAACATGATCTTCCCGGTGCCCCGGCTCGTCGCCCACCTCAGCGCGATCTGCCCGCTGCGGCCCGGCGACCTGATCTTCACCGGCACCCCCGCGGGCGTCGGCAACCGACGCACCCCACAACGCTTCATAGGTCCCGGTGACACCCTGGTGAGCAGGATCGGGGGCCTGGGCGAGATGCGGCACACCTTCAGGAGCGCACCATGA
- a CDS encoding fumarylacetoacetate hydrolase family protein gives MKLVTFDAGPETGLVGRLDGDTVVGLDVPTTREFFARDGQVAETGRTFPLSGVRLRAPIVPKKFFHTAGNFREHHEDLERVDWSHPVNKGIVFFQNVDAVIGPDEDIVYPANLTRELDYELELAVVLGKPGKFFTAEQAAEHIAGYLVFNDITARDIQRKEMESGVFSFSKAIDTFCPIGPYIVTADEIDDPHDLDMELRVNGDVRQKSNTSRMSVSIPQLVAYHSPQTYSAGDLITTGTIAGVAASTEDPFAHYLKPGDVVEAEIEHLGVLRNRVVSWQDAYGTPEPPAGQWA, from the coding sequence ATGAAACTGGTGACGTTCGACGCGGGCCCCGAGACGGGACTCGTGGGCCGTCTGGACGGCGACACGGTCGTCGGACTCGACGTCCCGACGACCCGGGAGTTCTTCGCCCGGGACGGCCAAGTCGCCGAAACGGGGCGGACGTTCCCGCTCTCCGGGGTCCGGCTGCGCGCGCCGATCGTGCCGAAGAAGTTCTTCCACACGGCCGGCAACTTCCGCGAGCACCACGAGGACCTGGAACGCGTCGACTGGTCGCACCCGGTCAACAAGGGCATCGTGTTCTTCCAGAACGTGGACGCGGTCATCGGCCCCGACGAGGACATCGTCTACCCGGCCAACCTGACCCGCGAGCTGGACTACGAGCTCGAACTCGCCGTCGTCCTCGGCAAACCGGGCAAGTTCTTCACCGCCGAGCAGGCCGCCGAGCACATCGCCGGCTACCTGGTCTTCAACGACATCACCGCGCGCGACATCCAGCGCAAGGAGATGGAGTCCGGCGTCTTCTCCTTCTCCAAGGCCATCGACACCTTCTGTCCGATCGGCCCGTACATCGTCACCGCCGACGAGATCGACGACCCGCACGACCTGGACATGGAGCTGCGGGTCAACGGCGACGTACGGCAGAAGTCGAACACCTCGCGCATGTCGGTGTCGATCCCGCAGCTGGTCGCCTACCACTCCCCGCAGACCTACAGCGCGGGTGACCTCATCACCACCGGCACCATCGCGGGCGTCGCCGCGAGCACCGAGGACCCGTTCGCCCACTACCTCAAGCCCGGCGACGTCGTCGAGGCGGAGATCGAGCACCTGGGCGTGCTCCGCAACCGGGTCGTGAGCTGGCAGGACGCCTACGGCACCCCGGAGCCGCCCGCCGGCCAGTGGGCGTGA